A DNA window from Anaerolineae bacterium contains the following coding sequences:
- a CDS encoding Mut7-C RNAse domain-containing protein: MLGTLAQWLRTLGYDVLYDPSLDDDALVRIARAEGRVLLTRDTALLRRRNLQTLYITSQRWEEQVRQVLRDLPLPPPAPLTRCLECNTPLEDMLRSEAWGLVPPYVFVRHERFRFCPDCQRVYWQGTHWDRMQRTIEEFIAYWEAHHPPPASGRR; encoded by the coding sequence ATGCTGGGAACACTGGCCCAGTGGCTGAGGACGCTGGGGTACGATGTGCTCTACGACCCGTCCCTCGATGATGATGCGCTGGTGCGCATCGCCCGGGCCGAGGGGCGGGTACTGCTGACCCGGGACACCGCGCTCCTGCGCCGGCGCAATCTGCAGACGCTGTACATCACCAGCCAGCGGTGGGAGGAGCAGGTTCGCCAGGTGCTGAGGGACCTGCCCCTCCCGCCGCCGGCACCACTGACGCGCTGTCTGGAGTGCAACACCCCGCTCGAGGACATGCTCCGCAGTGAGGCCTGGGGATTAGTGCCCCCCTATGTCTTTGTGCGCCATGAGCGCTTCCGCTTCTGCCCCGACTGCCAGCGCGTGTACTGGCAGGGCACGCACTGGGACCGCATGCAGCGCACCATCGAGGAGTTCATCGCCTACTGGGAGGCACATCACCCCCCGCCGGCATCAGGGCGTCGGTAA
- a CDS encoding sulfite exporter TauE/SafE family protein, with product MSSSLPTLLVLTLIGFIAQMVDGSLGMGYGVFSTTLLVAAGLMPAVASASVHTAEVVSTLVSGISHHSLGNVDWKLALPLSISGIIGGVAGAVLLSNLPGSQIKPVVSAILILMGILVVWRFAVKYREDARAAADPPAVAEAAGAKAEKILPTWRIVLVGLIAAAFDAFGGGGWGPITTPTLILSHNVQPHRVVGSVNASEFFVTLAISITFLISLGAEQFDWIVVACLLVGGVIAAPLAAWLCKKIPQKWLGILIGLLLIATNLRTLILSLK from the coding sequence ATGAGCAGTTCCCTTCCCACCCTCCTCGTCCTTACCCTCATTGGCTTTATCGCTCAAATGGTGGATGGCAGTCTGGGCATGGGCTACGGCGTGTTTTCCACTACGCTGTTGGTGGCCGCCGGCCTGATGCCGGCTGTCGCCAGCGCCTCGGTCCACACCGCTGAGGTCGTGAGCACCCTGGTCTCCGGCATCTCTCACCACAGCCTGGGCAATGTGGACTGGAAGCTGGCCCTGCCGCTTTCCATCAGCGGCATTATCGGTGGGGTTGCCGGCGCGGTACTGCTCTCCAACCTGCCGGGCAGTCAGATCAAGCCGGTGGTCAGCGCCATCCTGATCCTGATGGGCATCCTGGTGGTGTGGCGCTTCGCCGTGAAGTACCGCGAGGATGCCCGTGCGGCGGCGGACCCGCCGGCGGTGGCCGAGGCGGCCGGCGCGAAGGCCGAAAAAATCCTCCCCACCTGGAGGATCGTCCTGGTGGGGCTGATTGCGGCGGCCTTCGATGCCTTCGGCGGCGGTGGCTGGGGTCCTATCACCACGCCGACCCTCATCCTCTCTCACAACGTACAGCCGCATCGGGTGGTGGGGTCGGTCAATGCCTCGGAGTTCTTCGTCACCCTGGCGATCTCCATCACCTTCCTCATTTCTCTTGGGGCAGAGCAGTTCGACTGGATCGTGGTAGCGTGTCTGCTGGTTGGAGGGGTGATCGCGGCGCCGCTGGCGGCCTGGCTGTGCAAAAAGATACCGCAGAAGTGGTTGGGCATCCTGATCGGATTACTGTTGATTGCGACCAACCTGCGCACGCTGATCCTGTCGCTGAAATAG